The following proteins are encoded in a genomic region of Gadus macrocephalus chromosome 19, ASM3116895v1:
- the tcp11l2 gene encoding T-complex protein 11-like protein 2, with translation MPLNDECSSPSSVSAEDPSSRNDGSPGRSHSLTSASDTDCSRESFTSDSSSKTSSPSSSPPKHITLDDMMSSGKDLSNLTLAHEIIVNRDFHVEPPKLAQNSLEKLVRDTVHRAYWDVLASELDAQPPVYGHAIKLLEEIKEILLSFLNPGANRMRTQISEVLDMELIGQQAASDTVDIQGLASYIISTMGKLCAPVRDEEVKGLQEARGNVVTLFKEMFRVLDLMKMDVVNFTIQGLRPELQRQSVEYERAKFQSILEKTPSALDHTTSWIRGALEELLGVMSPPGQSSGPGKGQRALPGPFLVMDTAFLRILSWDPATLFPETLMTDEGRLLAIQKELHQLEVVAQVLLIVYSAMGGAIQGLPSLAERLKRMTCVLLEGMHSPDFALEEALRGVSAQLCVELSRSLTERGYPALSPALQATLTGQVLSVVQEGNPIRSLVEERVRQYFLSLLSAPAPRSCLATVPAGLTPVRPELASLAGRFMALVDFNRRVYGPFYSRVLKKLMFDDVPPQPPSAAPPTVAAPTKETPSQTAASPS, from the exons ATGCCTCTGAACGACGagtgctcctccccctcctctgtcaGCGCAGAGGACCCGTCTAGCCGGAACGATGGCTCGCCGGGCCGCAGCCACAGCCTCACGTCGGCCAGCGACACGGACTGCTCCCGGGAGAGCTTCACCAGCGACTCCTCCAGCAAGACCAGCTCTCCCTCCT CCAGCCCCCCCAAGCACATCACCCTGGATGACATGATGTCATCAGGCAAGGACCTCTCCAACCTCACCCTGGCCCACGAGATCATCGTCAACCGGGACTTCCACGTGGAGCCTCCGAAGCTGGCCCAGAACAG TCTGGAGAAGCTGGTGAGAGACACGGTCCACCGGGCATACTGGGACGTCCTGGCGTCTGAGCTCGACGCCCAGCCACCCGTATATGGGCACGCCATCAAACTGCTGGAGGAGATCAAGGAG atTCTACTCTCCTTCCTGAACCCGGGGGCCAATCGGATGCGGACCCAGATCTCGGAGGTGCTGGACATGGAGCTGATTGGCCAGCAGGCGGCCAGCGACACGGTGGACATCCAGGGCCTGGCCTCCTACATCATCTCCACCATGGGCAAATTGTGCGCTCCGGTCCGAGACGAGGAAGTGAAGGGGCTGCAGGAGGCCCGCGGCAACGTGGTCACTCTGTTTAA GGAGATGTTCCGAGTGCTGGACCTCATGAAGATGGACGTCGTCAACTTCACCATCCAGGGCCTGAGGCCGGAGCTCCAGCGGCAGTCCGTGGAGTATGAGAGGGCAAAGTTCCAGAGTATTCTGGAGAAAACGCCCA GTGCCCTGGACCACACCACCTCCTGGATCAGGGGggccctggaggagctgctgggggTCATGAGCCCCCCCGGCCAGAGCTCCGGACCGGGGAAGGGCCAGAGAGCACTGCCTGGACCCTTCCTGGTCATGGACACGGCCTTCCTCCGCATCCTCTCATGGGACCCCGCCACCCTGTTCCCAGAG acccTGATGACGGATGAGGGCCGGCTGCTGGCCATCCAGAAGGAGCTACATCAGCTGGAGGTGGTGGCCCAGGTGCTGCTCATCGTCTACAGTGCCATGGGCGGAGCAATACAGGGCCTCCCCTCATTGGCCGAGAGACTCAAGAGAATGACTTGCGTCCTGCTGGAGGGGATGCACAGCCC GGACTTCGCCCTGGAGGAGGCCCTCCGGGGGGTCAGTGCCCAGCTCTGCGTGGAGCTGAGCCGCTCGCTGACGGAGCGGGGGTACCCGGCCCTGTCCCCCGCCCTGCAGGCCACCCTCACCGGACAGGTCCTCAGCGTGGTCCAGGAGGGGAACCCCATCCGCAGCCTCGTCG AGGAGCGCGTGCGGCAGTActtcctgtccctcctctcGGCGCCGGCGCCCCGGTCGTGTCTGGCCACGGTCCCGGCCGGTCTCACCCCCGTGCGGCCCGAGCTGGCCTCTCTGGCCGGCCGCTTCATGGCGCTGGTGGACTTCAACCGCCGGGTCTACGGCCCCTTCTACTCCCGGGTCCTGAAGAAGCTGATGTTTGACGACGTGCCGCCGCAGCCCCCCTCCGCGGCACCGCCCACTGTGGCTGCTCCCACTAAGGAGACCCCCTCCCAGACCGCCGCCAGCCCCAGTTAA